A part of Eubacterium sp. AB3007 genomic DNA contains:
- a CDS encoding ABC transporter permease, with product MLAIARRILLQFIYDKRTLLLLFVAPIIVLWLLSVLLGASGYVPKVAVKDLPEEYVSALEKQDVQIVDVSESKADSMLKDGQLDAILELPKGSTTMEIHLEGSDRIANAAVLSTVADATEEYSEGARKRMQDEIDSKKAEIDKKRKEIEKEIEDKKAEIEEKKQEAERKINDTKAKVERQQQKAKKAKKKAKKQLSKMLAALPKEQRKVLKKKFNRVFASFGTGGTIDFSGLDMDDLSVDSIDFDTKDFDIEVNVDDYIAIQNVERTYVHGSDDWETFDFFGPIFIGLFVFVFTFITSGMSLVNERSAGTMMRFLATPVKSWQILGGYAIAFGTLAGVQVCAIVTAALKLIGFPNEGNVWYVVLIAISLAIASVTFGLLVSGLAANAFQVVQLMLVFVVPQILLCGIFDLSGAPHWMQVLSQALPLTYGANAMQEVMLRGSGLELIRHDLAIIWGFTCIFFILASLGLRKKHARKA from the coding sequence ATGTTAGCCATTGCGAGACGTATACTCCTTCAGTTCATTTATGATAAAAGGACACTTCTGCTCCTGTTTGTAGCACCGATCATCGTGCTTTGGCTTTTGTCTGTCCTGCTTGGCGCAAGTGGATATGTTCCAAAGGTTGCGGTAAAGGACCTGCCCGAAGAATATGTCTCTGCGCTTGAGAAACAGGATGTTCAAATCGTTGATGTCAGCGAGTCGAAAGCAGATTCGATGCTGAAAGACGGTCAGCTGGATGCAATACTTGAACTTCCCAAAGGGTCAACGACTATGGAGATCCATCTGGAGGGAAGCGACAGGATCGCCAATGCAGCAGTTCTCAGCACTGTGGCTGATGCGACTGAGGAGTACAGCGAAGGTGCGCGTAAGCGAATGCAGGATGAGATCGACAGTAAAAAGGCGGAAATAGATAAGAAACGCAAGGAGATCGAGAAAGAGATCGAGGATAAGAAAGCGGAAATAGAAGAAAAGAAGCAAGAGGCCGAAAGAAAAATCAACGATACGAAGGCTAAAGTAGAACGACAGCAGCAGAAAGCAAAAAAGGCGAAGAAAAAAGCCAAAAAGCAACTTTCGAAAATGCTGGCTGCTCTTCCAAAGGAACAGCGAAAGGTACTGAAGAAAAAGTTTAACCGCGTGTTCGCTTCTTTTGGAACCGGTGGAACTATTGACTTCTCCGGGCTGGATATGGACGATTTGTCCGTGGACAGTATCGATTTTGACACCAAAGACTTTGATATTGAGGTCAATGTTGATGACTATATTGCGATCCAGAATGTGGAGCGAACCTATGTCCATGGAAGTGATGACTGGGAGACGTTTGATTTCTTTGGTCCGATCTTCATCGGGTTGTTCGTCTTTGTGTTCACCTTCATCACAAGTGGAATGTCTCTTGTCAATGAAAGAAGCGCAGGGACAATGATGCGTTTTCTTGCAACGCCGGTAAAATCATGGCAGATCCTCGGGGGATACGCCATTGCCTTCGGAACTCTTGCGGGTGTTCAGGTATGCGCCATCGTAACGGCGGCTTTGAAGTTGATTGGATTTCCGAATGAGGGGAATGTATGGTATGTTGTTCTGATCGCGATCAGTTTGGCGATCGCTTCTGTGACCTTTGGGCTTCTTGTATCTGGACTGGCTGCAAATGCTTTTCAGGTAGTTCAGTTGATGTTGGTGTTCGTCGTACCTCAGATACTTTTGTGTGGGATTTTCGATCTTTCCGGTGCTCCACATTGGATGCAAGTCCTCTCGCAGGCGCTGCCTCTCACATATGGTGCGAATGCGATGCAGGAAGTCATGTTGCGCGGTTCCGGGCTTGAGCTCATTCGACATGATCTGGCGATCATTTGGGGATTCACATGCATATTCTTTATTCTTGCATCATTGGGGCTCAGGAAGAAACATGCCCGCAAAGCCTAA
- a CDS encoding IS30 family transposase, producing MKKTSKHLTLEDRIVIERLLAHGFRFSEIATRLSKSRTTISREVKKNRTFKARNGNHCIHRKSCDLPTTCSQECHKRTRSCRVRCGDCNIHCERFQEDICPGITKAPYVCNACESMSRCWLHGYIYNARKAQDAYETTLKESRTGISLSEEQLQAMDELVTPLIQQGQSVNVVFQNHRDELPITARTAYDYIENGLLGAKNLDLARKVRRSYRRKSGPVLRVDKACHQGRSYDDYLSFMAQHPDMNVVEGDSVIGRKGGKVLLTLMFTNCDLQMAFLREQNNAATVSSVFASLREILGKELFKELFQVILVDRGSEFTDPTKIELDPETGEQLCHVFYCDPQNSNQKAHCERNHQFIRYIIPKGKSMDDLSQEKVILMMNHINSYPRKKWNGRSPLEVFTSIYGKSVPSILSMKQIAADSINLKPELIK from the coding sequence ATGAAGAAGACATCCAAACACCTGACACTGGAAGACCGTATCGTCATAGAGCGACTCCTGGCTCACGGATTTAGATTCAGTGAGATAGCCACCCGACTCAGCAAAAGCCGAACGACCATTAGCCGTGAAGTCAAAAAGAATCGTACGTTCAAGGCACGAAACGGTAACCACTGCATCCACAGGAAGTCCTGCGATCTGCCCACAACCTGCTCTCAGGAATGCCACAAACGTACGCGTTCCTGCCGTGTTCGATGCGGAGACTGTAACATCCATTGCGAACGATTCCAGGAAGATATCTGCCCTGGCATTACGAAAGCCCCCTATGTTTGCAATGCCTGCGAATCCATGTCGCGCTGTTGGCTCCACGGATACATCTACAATGCCCGCAAAGCACAGGATGCGTATGAGACGACGCTGAAAGAATCAAGAACTGGCATCTCTTTGTCGGAAGAGCAGCTACAGGCCATGGATGAGCTCGTCACACCGCTGATCCAGCAGGGACAATCGGTCAATGTCGTGTTTCAAAACCATCGCGATGAACTCCCCATCACGGCACGGACAGCCTATGATTACATTGAAAACGGCCTTCTTGGTGCAAAGAATCTGGATCTCGCCCGTAAGGTACGTAGATCATACCGCCGGAAAAGCGGTCCGGTGCTCCGCGTGGACAAAGCCTGCCATCAGGGGCGCTCTTATGATGACTATCTTTCATTTATGGCGCAGCATCCGGATATGAATGTGGTTGAAGGCGATTCTGTCATCGGCAGAAAGGGCGGCAAGGTTCTTCTCACCCTCATGTTTACCAACTGCGATCTGCAGATGGCCTTCCTGCGGGAACAGAACAATGCGGCCACTGTTTCCTCTGTGTTTGCTTCACTCAGAGAGATTCTGGGAAAAGAACTCTTCAAGGAACTGTTTCAGGTTATTCTGGTCGATCGAGGCAGCGAATTCACCGATCCCACGAAAATCGAACTTGATCCTGAAACCGGAGAACAACTCTGCCATGTGTTTTATTGTGATCCGCAAAACAGCAATCAGAAGGCGCACTGTGAACGGAATCACCAGTTTATTCGGTATATCATCCCAAAGGGCAAGTCGATGGATGATTTATCGCAGGAAAAGGTCATCCTGATGATGAACCATATCAACTCATATCCGCGCAAAAAATGGAACGGGCGGTCACCGCTTGAGGTATTCACCTCAATCTATGGAAAGAGTGTTCCCAGCATTCTATCCATGAAGCAGATCGCCGCCGATTCCATAAACCTTAAGCCCGAACTCATTAAGTAG
- a CDS encoding NosD domain-containing protein, translating to MKWKISRWFAVALLLCGVALFGFVGCGSPAQSEVHVAADGSDAAGNGSEASPYATVDKAANAAPGSLIVVHGGTYGPITLGADCSGSASSPTVIRAASGETAVVRAGDGTGISLTDVSHVSVEGLEVTGGTHGIDYRSTRDAGERPLEDIHIKGCRVHGVRGVHGICVYSCNDQAPVRDLSIEGCEVYDCECGSSESLVLNGNIDGFLIAENRIHDNNNIGIDMIGFEGTAKHPEPLDGRNPYEYDFVRNGICRDNVVYNISSQGNPAYYENGEYDLCADGIYVDGGQDIEVCRNFVFRCDIGLEVATEHSPKDNELFRVSGVRAHDNVIADCTGWTGLCFGGYDQDLGFTEDCTFDHNTLVDNPVQIGVQRSRNNRVRANLIIGGETAVEFSEDCRPEDMRNDIRGNVLSGLQDEPRRKQSYGRVYPHKAMAADGFRSLIEGVGSRFTPDKDMMALYQTP from the coding sequence ATGAAATGGAAGATATCGCGCTGGTTCGCTGTCGCCTTACTGCTCTGCGGGGTGGCGCTGTTCGGCTTTGTTGGATGCGGATCCCCCGCGCAATCCGAAGTCCACGTTGCGGCAGATGGCAGCGATGCTGCGGGAAACGGCTCCGAAGCGTCACCTTATGCGACAGTGGACAAAGCAGCCAACGCGGCGCCGGGATCCTTGATCGTGGTCCATGGCGGCACCTACGGCCCGATCACTCTCGGCGCGGACTGCTCTGGAAGCGCGTCCTCCCCCACCGTCATACGAGCGGCCAGCGGTGAGACCGCAGTGGTGCGCGCCGGCGACGGCACCGGGATCAGTCTGACGGACGTTTCCCATGTCTCGGTGGAAGGGCTGGAGGTCACGGGCGGCACCCATGGCATCGACTACAGGAGCACGCGGGATGCGGGAGAACGGCCCCTGGAGGACATCCACATCAAGGGCTGCCGGGTCCATGGAGTCCGCGGCGTCCACGGCATCTGTGTCTACTCCTGCAATGATCAGGCACCGGTCAGGGATCTGTCCATCGAAGGGTGCGAGGTATATGACTGCGAATGCGGCTCCAGCGAATCCCTGGTCCTGAACGGCAACATCGACGGATTCCTCATCGCCGAAAACCGGATCCACGACAACAACAACATCGGGATCGATATGATCGGGTTCGAAGGAACGGCGAAGCACCCCGAACCGCTCGACGGAAGGAACCCCTACGAGTACGACTTTGTGCGAAACGGGATCTGCCGGGACAACGTGGTCTACAACATCAGTTCCCAGGGCAACCCGGCCTACTACGAAAACGGCGAATACGATCTTTGTGCCGACGGGATCTATGTCGACGGGGGACAGGATATTGAGGTATGCCGCAATTTCGTCTTTCGCTGCGATATAGGGCTGGAAGTCGCCACGGAGCACAGCCCAAAGGACAACGAGCTGTTTCGGGTCTCCGGCGTCCGCGCGCACGACAACGTCATCGCAGACTGCACAGGATGGACAGGGCTTTGTTTTGGCGGCTACGACCAAGACCTCGGCTTCACCGAAGACTGCACGTTCGATCACAACACGCTCGTGGACAACCCAGTTCAGATCGGCGTGCAGCGAAGCAGAAACAACCGCGTCCGCGCCAATCTTATCATCGGCGGAGAGACCGCCGTGGAGTTCAGCGAAGACTGCCGCCCGGAGGACATGCGCAACGATATCCGCGGGAACGTACTCTCCGGTCTCCAGGACGAACCCCGCCGAAAACAGTCCTACGGTCGCGTCTACCCGCACAAAGCAATGGCGGCCGATGGCTTCCGCTCTCTGATCGAAGGCGTCGGCTCCCGCTTCACCCCCGACAAAGACATGATGGCGCTATACCAGACCCCGTGA
- a CDS encoding GNAT family N-acetyltransferase yields the protein MNASQELTIRPASMDELEEIVAFYYDIIDHQDEKEFGADWTKDVYPSRQDFRTALENGEMHIGTAEGRIACGVILSGDDDIYKDVPWPTDVAPEEVAVMHLLAVHDDFAGRGFAKKLVAYSADVCRRLGKKVIRLDVIKGNLPAENLYLSCGFGFVAEQKIYYEDTGFADFRMFEMDLTR from the coding sequence ATGAACGCAAGCCAGGAACTTACCATCAGACCGGCCTCCATGGATGAGCTGGAAGAGATCGTCGCCTTCTATTATGATATCATCGATCATCAGGACGAGAAGGAGTTCGGTGCGGACTGGACGAAAGATGTGTATCCGTCGCGGCAGGATTTCCGGACGGCGCTGGAAAACGGCGAGATGCACATCGGGACGGCAGAGGGACGGATCGCCTGCGGTGTGATCCTCTCCGGAGACGACGACATCTACAAAGACGTCCCATGGCCCACAGACGTCGCCCCGGAGGAGGTTGCTGTCATGCACCTTCTGGCCGTTCACGACGATTTCGCCGGCAGAGGATTTGCCAAAAAACTTGTCGCCTACTCCGCCGATGTCTGCCGCAGGCTCGGCAAGAAAGTCATCCGCCTCGACGTGATCAAGGGCAACCTCCCTGCCGAGAACCTCTACTTATCTTGCGGATTCGGCTTTGTGGCAGAGCAGAAGATCTACTACGAAGACACGGGTTTCGCGGATTTCCGAATGTTTGAGATGGATCTGACGCGATGA
- a CDS encoding transposase yields MSRTNYSKQFKLMVAKEALRPENKNLEHVIADKYGIMPWTVIRWRNHLAEVGEDKAFRKGFTKSDKRTDREKELEKENAELREEVEILKKAAAFLANVKRD; encoded by the coding sequence ATGTCAAGAACAAATTACAGCAAACAGTTCAAATTGATGGTGGCAAAAGAAGCATTGCGGCCTGAAAACAAGAATCTGGAACATGTCATAGCCGACAAGTACGGAATCATGCCGTGGACTGTCATACGATGGCGTAATCATCTTGCTGAAGTTGGTGAAGATAAAGCCTTTCGAAAAGGGTTTACCAAATCAGATAAGAGGACCGATCGGGAAAAAGAGCTTGAAAAAGAGAACGCAGAGCTTCGTGAGGAGGTCGAAATACTAAAAAAAGCAGCGGCCTTCCTTGCAAATGTAAAGCGCGATTGA
- a CDS encoding IS3 family transposase produces MREHKHEHSIARMARVLKVSESGYYKWRRRVDGPLTEKEKEDLKITKEIYDIYRASRGSYGSRKVTVILNKGRKKRVNHKRVERIMQECALFSRTCRRFVCTTDSDHDEPIADNLIDRDFSVDAPDKKMVSDTTVIATEQGDLYVAGILDLYGRLPVGLAMSVHNDRFLVMDALKDMLLRGCGSPGCIIHSDRGSTYCSKEYRRMLSRQGFICSMSRKGDCWDNAPMESFWGKMKSEWLKKKYRTINEAKGDIYEYVWHFYPRKRPHESINYSTPYDYYHRGEII; encoded by the coding sequence ATGCGTGAGCATAAACACGAGCACAGCATTGCGAGGATGGCCAGAGTACTAAAGGTGTCAGAGAGCGGATACTACAAATGGCGCAGACGAGTCGATGGGCCACTTACGGAGAAAGAGAAAGAAGACCTTAAGATCACAAAAGAGATATACGACATATACAGAGCTTCCAGAGGATCATACGGATCAAGAAAAGTAACCGTTATCCTGAATAAAGGTCGCAAAAAACGTGTCAACCATAAACGTGTCGAGAGGATCATGCAGGAGTGCGCTCTCTTTTCCAGGACATGCAGAAGGTTTGTCTGCACGACGGATTCAGACCATGACGAGCCAATCGCCGACAATCTTATCGACAGAGACTTCAGCGTTGATGCCCCGGATAAAAAGATGGTAAGTGATACAACAGTCATTGCTACGGAGCAGGGAGATCTGTATGTGGCCGGAATACTGGATCTGTATGGAAGGCTTCCCGTAGGGTTGGCAATGAGCGTGCATAACGATAGATTTCTGGTAATGGATGCATTAAAAGATATGCTTCTCAGAGGCTGTGGAAGTCCGGGATGCATCATACATTCGGACAGGGGTTCGACCTACTGTTCGAAGGAATACAGGAGAATGCTGAGCAGGCAGGGATTCATATGCAGCATGAGCCGTAAGGGAGATTGCTGGGACAATGCACCAATGGAAAGTTTCTGGGGTAAAATGAAGTCAGAATGGCTAAAGAAAAAATACAGAACAATCAACGAGGCAAAAGGTGATATATATGAATACGTGTGGCACTTTTATCCTCGTAAAAGGCCACACGAATCCATCAATTACTCAACCCCGTATGATTATTATCATAGGGGAGAAATCATATAG
- the hcp gene encoding hydroxylamine reductase encodes MNNQMFCFQCQETAGCKGCTVSGVCGKKPDVAAMQDLLVYVTKGLSAVTTRLRAEGKPVSPEVNHLVTLNLFTTITNANFDRASIMESVQKTLSLKQRLLAELSDASGLPEAATWAAPASSFDAKAATVGVLSTENEDIRSLRELITYGLKGLAAYSKHANALLQDDEEVDAFLQKALSQTLDDSLGVEELVALTLETGKYGVAGMALLDKANTQAYGNPEVTSVDIGVRKNPGILISGHDLRDLEMLLEQTAGTGVDVYTHSEMLPAHYYPAFKKYPHFAGNYGNAWWKQKEEFQKFNGPILMTTNCVVPPAASYVDRLWTTGATGMPGCKHIPGAYGEKKDFSAIIAQARTCPPPTELETGSITGGFAHEQVFALADQVVDAVKSGAIRKFVVMAGCDGRQKSRAYYTEFAEKLPKDVVILTAGCAKYKYNKLDLGDIGGIPRVLDAGQCNDSYSLALIALKLQEIFGLEDINDLPLAFNIAWYEQKAVIVLLALLSLGVKNIHLGPTLPAFLSPNVANMLVKTFGITGIGTVDEDLKLFFGEA; translated from the coding sequence ATGAATAATCAGATGTTTTGTTTTCAGTGTCAGGAGACCGCCGGCTGCAAGGGCTGCACCGTCTCCGGTGTCTGCGGCAAGAAACCGGACGTCGCGGCCATGCAGGACCTGCTGGTCTACGTGACCAAGGGCCTTTCCGCGGTGACCACCCGGCTAAGGGCGGAGGGTAAGCCGGTGAGCCCGGAGGTGAACCACCTGGTCACCCTGAACCTGTTCACGACCATCACCAACGCCAATTTTGACCGGGCGTCCATCATGGAGTCCGTGCAGAAGACTTTGTCCCTGAAGCAGCGCCTGCTGGCGGAGCTGAGCGACGCGTCGGGCCTGCCGGAAGCCGCCACCTGGGCCGCTCCCGCATCCTCGTTCGATGCCAAAGCCGCCACGGTGGGCGTCCTCTCCACAGAGAACGAAGACATCCGCTCCCTGCGCGAGCTGATCACCTACGGCCTGAAAGGGCTAGCCGCCTACTCCAAGCACGCCAACGCCCTGCTCCAGGACGATGAGGAGGTCGACGCCTTCCTGCAAAAGGCTTTGTCCCAGACTCTGGACGACTCTCTGGGCGTAGAGGAGCTGGTGGCGCTGACGCTGGAGACCGGCAAATACGGCGTCGCGGGCATGGCTCTGCTGGACAAAGCCAACACCCAGGCCTACGGCAACCCGGAGGTCACTTCCGTGGACATCGGCGTCCGGAAGAACCCGGGCATCCTCATCTCCGGCCACGACCTTAGGGATCTGGAGATGCTGCTGGAACAGACCGCCGGCACGGGTGTGGATGTCTACACCCATTCCGAGATGCTCCCGGCCCACTACTACCCGGCCTTCAAGAAATACCCCCACTTCGCCGGCAACTACGGAAACGCGTGGTGGAAGCAGAAGGAGGAGTTCCAGAAGTTCAACGGACCGATCCTGATGACCACCAACTGCGTGGTGCCCCCGGCCGCCAGCTACGTGGACCGCCTCTGGACCACCGGCGCCACGGGGATGCCGGGATGCAAGCATATCCCCGGTGCCTACGGGGAGAAGAAGGATTTCTCCGCCATCATCGCCCAGGCCAGGACCTGCCCGCCGCCCACGGAGCTGGAGACGGGAAGTATCACGGGCGGCTTCGCTCATGAGCAGGTATTCGCCCTGGCGGACCAGGTGGTGGACGCCGTGAAATCGGGTGCGATCCGCAAGTTCGTAGTAATGGCCGGCTGCGATGGCCGCCAGAAGAGCCGGGCCTACTACACGGAATTTGCAGAAAAACTGCCGAAGGATGTGGTGATCCTAACCGCCGGCTGCGCCAAGTATAAGTACAACAAGCTGGATCTGGGAGACATCGGCGGCATCCCCAGGGTGCTGGACGCCGGCCAGTGCAATGACTCTTACTCCCTGGCCCTCATCGCCTTGAAGCTGCAGGAGATCTTTGGGCTGGAAGACATCAATGACCTGCCCCTGGCCTTCAACATCGCCTGGTACGAGCAGAAGGCAGTGATCGTTCTGCTGGCCCTTCTCTCCCTCGGCGTCAAAAACATCCACCTGGGTCCCACCCTCCCGGCCTTCCTGTCGCCTAACGTGGCGAACATGCTGGTGAAAACCTTCGGCATCACCGGCATCGGCACCGTGGACGAAGACCTGAAGCTGTTCTTCGGCGAAGCATAA
- a CDS encoding DUF975 family protein, producing the protein MWTITEMKERGKAAFKANYWPSVLCAFLLMLLAGGTSVSINATKQQPEYSTEDINNMMNGMTPEQQLATAGIFTGVVLVIIAVAVVLQIFLFNPLNVGCIGFFKENVKSGGQGDLGVIKSGFQSYGRTFLTMFLKDLFLVLWTLLFIIPGFIKAYSYRMVPYIIRDNPELSPTEVITRSREMMNGHKLNTFLLDLSFIGWIILGSITCGLVQIFWTGPYMSNTNAALYLRLSQQA; encoded by the coding sequence ATGTGGACTATCACTGAAATGAAGGAACGAGGAAAGGCAGCGTTCAAGGCGAACTACTGGCCCAGCGTGCTTTGTGCGTTTCTGCTCATGCTGCTGGCGGGCGGCACCAGCGTGTCGATCAACGCGACCAAGCAGCAGCCCGAGTATTCGACCGAGGACATCAACAACATGATGAATGGCATGACACCGGAGCAGCAGCTGGCAACGGCGGGCATTTTCACCGGTGTCGTTCTGGTGATCATCGCGGTGGCCGTGGTGCTGCAGATCTTCCTGTTCAACCCGCTGAATGTGGGCTGCATAGGGTTCTTCAAGGAGAACGTCAAGAGCGGCGGCCAGGGAGACCTGGGCGTTATCAAGAGCGGTTTCCAGAGCTATGGACGGACATTCCTGACCATGTTCCTGAAGGATCTGTTCCTGGTGCTGTGGACGCTCCTGTTCATCATCCCGGGATTCATCAAGGCGTATTCCTACCGCATGGTGCCCTACATCATTCGGGACAATCCGGAGCTTTCACCGACAGAGGTCATCACCCGCTCCAGAGAGATGATGAACGGGCACAAGCTGAACACCTTTCTGCTCGACCTGTCCTTCATTGGCTGGATCATCCTAGGCAGCATCACCTGCGGATTGGTGCAGATCTTCTGGACCGGTCCGTACATGTCCAACACCAACGCAGCGCTGTACCTGCGGCTTTCCCAGCAGGCATAG
- a CDS encoding ATP-binding protein: MHALIKRPVYMEQLISFREKQLIKVVTGIRRCGKSTLFDLYCEYLRKDGVGEDQIIRINLEDPEYFEIQDYKQLYDLVNGRLIPDKMNYIFIDEVQTVPDFQKAVDGLLLKPTCDVYITGSNAYMLSGELATLLSGRYVEIKMLPLSFKEYISASEDDTDLQMKYQRYIQNGSFPYILQLSRRRDIRAYLEGIYTSIVLKDVVARHHISDAGMLDSVIRFMFDNIGNLCSATRIANTMTSNGRKISAPTVENYLSALVDSFVLYKVGRYDVKGKQYLTTGSKYYLSDIGLRYYLLGSRRVDLGHILENVVYLELLRRGYEIHIGKVGSAEVDFVAIGDEGEEYYQVAYTVIDADGKTLARELAPLESIKDHNPKYLITMDFVPMTSHNGIKQINALEWLLR, encoded by the coding sequence ATGCATGCCCTTATCAAACGTCCGGTCTATATGGAACAGCTTATCAGCTTCCGGGAAAAACAGCTTATAAAAGTAGTGACAGGGATCCGCCGCTGCGGAAAATCAACTTTGTTTGATTTATACTGTGAGTATCTGCGTAAGGATGGCGTCGGGGAAGATCAGATCATCCGTATCAATCTTGAAGACCCTGAGTATTTCGAGATACAGGATTATAAGCAACTCTACGATCTGGTTAACGGGCGTCTGATCCCCGACAAAATGAATTATATCTTCATCGATGAAGTACAGACAGTTCCGGATTTTCAGAAGGCGGTGGATGGTCTGCTTCTCAAGCCAACCTGTGATGTGTATATCACGGGGTCAAACGCCTATATGCTGTCCGGCGAGTTGGCGACCCTTCTCTCCGGTCGTTATGTTGAGATCAAGATGCTGCCCCTTTCCTTTAAGGAATACATATCCGCATCGGAAGATGATACGGATCTGCAAATGAAGTACCAACGCTATATTCAGAATGGATCGTTCCCCTATATTCTGCAATTATCCCGCCGCCGGGATATCCGTGCATATCTGGAAGGAATCTATACTTCCATTGTCCTGAAAGACGTCGTTGCAAGGCATCATATATCCGATGCCGGGATGCTCGATAGTGTGATCCGCTTTATGTTTGACAACATTGGCAATCTGTGCTCCGCAACCAGGATCGCGAACACCATGACCTCCAATGGGCGCAAGATCTCTGCGCCTACGGTGGAAAACTACCTCTCCGCGCTTGTTGACAGTTTTGTCCTTTACAAGGTAGGTAGATATGATGTGAAAGGGAAGCAGTACCTTACGACCGGCAGCAAGTATTATCTCTCCGACATTGGTTTGCGCTACTATCTGCTTGGCAGCAGGCGGGTCGATCTGGGGCATATTCTGGAAAATGTCGTATACCTGGAACTGCTGCGTCGGGGCTATGAAATACACATTGGAAAGGTTGGGTCAGCAGAGGTTGATTTTGTTGCAATAGGTGACGAGGGGGAAGAATACTATCAGGTGGCGTACACTGTAATTGACGCCGACGGCAAAACCCTCGCACGTGAGCTTGCGCCGTTGGAAAGTATCAAGGATCATAATCCGAAATACCTGATCACCATGGATTTTGTTCCAATGACTTCTCACAATGGAATCAAACAGATCAACGCCTTGGAATGGTTGCTGCGCTAA